From Rutidosis leptorrhynchoides isolate AG116_Rl617_1_P2 unplaced genomic scaffold, CSIRO_AGI_Rlap_v1 contig114, whole genome shotgun sequence, the proteins below share one genomic window:
- the LOC139881104 gene encoding transcription factor bHLH87-like, with the protein MEIGHFKSFPSEADHLEMMIDNKFPDFFYYNDVVHLPTTDHDHYSSPVAGATHHASIFGPNIMSHFNDFETYNNFNSSNDVPNSNSSINNSKWSGTSNRESMAAMREMIFRIAAMQPINIDPESVKPPKRRNVKISKDPQSVAARHRRERISERIRILQRLVPGGTKMDTASMLDEAIHYVKFLKTQVQSLERVAANRPTGLGFPVPMSSGTYHVSPSTSAAPHDHYGDA; encoded by the coding sequence ATGGAGATTGGCCACTTCAAGTCTTTCCCATCAGAAGCTGATCATTTGGAGATGATGATAGACAACAAATTCCCGGATTTCTTCTACTATAACGACGTCGTTCATCTACCGACAACTGATCACGATCATTACTCTAGTCCTGTCGCCGGTGCAACTCATCATGCCTCcatttttggtcccaatataatgtCACATTTTAATGATTTCGAAACTTACAATAATTTTAATAGTAGCAATGATGTACCTAATTCTAATTCTAGTATAAATAATTCAAAGTGGTCGGGGACATCGAATAGGGAATCAATGGCGGCAATGAGGGAAATGATATTCCGAATCGCGGCAATGCAACCGATCAACATCGATCCAGAATCAGTTAAGCCGCCGAAGAGGAGGAACGTGAAGATATCGAAAGATCCTCAGAGCGTAGCCGCGAGACATAGGCGGGAAAGGATAAGTGAAAGGATAAGGATATTACAAAGACTAGTCCCCGGAGGGACTAAAATGGACACTGCTTCAATGTTAGATGAGGCAATTCACTATGTCAAGTTTTTGAAGACTCAAGTGCAATCACTTGAGAGAGTAGCTGCTAATAGGCCAACTGGGCTAGGATTCCCTGTGCCAATGTCCAGTGGCACTTATCATGTTTCTCCTTCTACTTCTGCTGCACCACATGATCACTATGGAGATGCTTAA